A genome region from Candidatus Methylomirabilota bacterium includes the following:
- a CDS encoding Gfo/Idh/MocA family oxidoreductase: protein MGGTRRLRGAVIGLGNVAVNGHLPGWRERADCAIVAATDASPGRQDACRGALPEARWHDSVESLLASDDLDFVDICTPPSSHAGLIEAALARSLHVLCEKPLVGSLAELDRLAALARAAGVAFHTVHNWHHAPLVRAADAAIRAGRIGAVREVVWQTLRTRPAVAANGDGWRVDPEIGGGGVLTDHGWHVSYVIPRWVGARPEAVSARLETRRHRRFAVEDTATVRLHFPDAVADIVLTWAAETRENHARVIGTAGRIEIEDDALVLTTDGREERRRYPPPLSDGSAHPDWFTAIADEFIARVRDRGARESSANLDEAAVCIAVEHGARESSRSGGGRRALSAGAVGSAR from the coding sequence ATGGGCGGGACTAGGAGGCTGCGCGGCGCCGTCATCGGGCTGGGGAACGTCGCGGTGAACGGTCATCTGCCCGGCTGGCGAGAGCGGGCCGACTGCGCGATCGTGGCCGCGACGGACGCGAGCCCGGGACGCCAGGACGCCTGCCGGGGCGCGCTGCCCGAGGCGCGGTGGCACGACTCGGTCGAGTCGCTCCTGGCCTCCGACGATCTCGACTTCGTCGACATCTGCACGCCGCCCTCGAGTCACGCCGGCCTGATCGAGGCCGCGCTCGCCCGCTCGCTCCACGTGCTGTGCGAGAAGCCGCTGGTCGGCTCCCTCGCCGAGCTGGATCGGCTGGCCGCCCTCGCGCGCGCGGCCGGCGTCGCGTTCCACACCGTGCACAACTGGCACCACGCGCCGCTGGTGCGCGCCGCCGACGCGGCGATCCGCGCCGGCCGCATCGGCGCGGTCCGCGAGGTGGTCTGGCAGACCCTCCGCACCCGGCCCGCGGTGGCCGCCAACGGCGACGGCTGGCGCGTGGATCCCGAGATCGGCGGCGGCGGGGTGCTCACCGACCACGGCTGGCACGTCTCCTACGTGATCCCGCGCTGGGTGGGCGCGCGGCCCGAGGCGGTGAGCGCGCGCCTCGAGACGCGGCGGCATCGCCGCTTCGCGGTCGAGGACACCGCCACCGTGCGGCTGCATTTCCCCGACGCGGTCGCCGACATCGTGCTGACCTGGGCCGCCGAGACCCGGGAGAACCACGCGCGGGTCATCGGGACCGCCGGGCGGATCGAGATCGAGGACGACGCCCTCGTCCTCACCACGGACGGTCGCGAGGAGCGCCGCCGATATCCGCCGCCGCTGTCCGACGGCTCGGCGCACCCGGACTGGTTCACCGCGATCGCCGACGAGTTCATCGCGCGCGTGCGCGACCGCGGCGCCCGCGAGTCGAGCGCCAACCTGGACGAGGCGGCGGTCTGCATCGCGGTGGAGCACGGCGCGCGGGAGTCGAGCCGCAGCGGCGGCGGGCGCCGCGCCCTCTCCGCCGGAGCGGTCGGATCCGCGCGGTGA
- a CDS encoding CDP-alcohol phosphatidyltransferase family protein codes for MTTLLPTAAVSVPSVLVVLPAPPGKGLPPDTVIAGLPLLRRIVLAATRAGFERILVHRGACPEPRLLEGTGAVVLDGGAGTPSPDRVVLLPVNVLPQARWLRGLREMPLEPETILVDSSMVAALESAGGGDVLRTAGECSAPHDLVASLSRRLPSIAPAGDPAGRFAVEGAGGVKAAEDWLLRGLIKDTEGFMSRHVERRISLAVTRRLVSTSITPNVMTLVSLAVGLSSAPFFLSVDPLTQVIGSLLFLTHSILDGCDGELARLKFLESPAGARLDFWGDNLVHVAVFTCMGVGWSMAIDALWPLALGMLAVTGTGLSAVLVSQQNGARSASGARLAEALANRDFIYLVIVLACFGRAQWFLVCVALGTPIFMMLVRWGAGRRRAK; via the coding sequence GTGACCACCCTCCTGCCGACGGCGGCGGTGTCGGTGCCCAGCGTGCTGGTCGTGCTGCCGGCGCCGCCCGGCAAGGGACTGCCCCCGGACACCGTGATCGCCGGGCTGCCGCTGCTGCGCCGCATCGTGCTCGCGGCGACCCGGGCCGGCTTCGAGCGGATCCTGGTGCATCGGGGCGCCTGTCCGGAGCCGCGGCTGCTCGAGGGCACCGGCGCGGTGGTGCTCGACGGCGGCGCCGGGACGCCGTCGCCGGATCGGGTGGTCCTGCTGCCGGTGAACGTGCTGCCGCAGGCCCGCTGGCTCCGCGGGCTGCGCGAGATGCCGCTCGAGCCGGAGACGATCCTGGTGGACTCCTCGATGGTGGCGGCGCTGGAGAGCGCGGGCGGCGGCGACGTCCTCCGCACCGCGGGCGAGTGCTCGGCGCCGCACGACCTGGTCGCCTCCCTCTCGCGCCGCCTGCCGAGCATCGCCCCCGCGGGGGACCCGGCGGGGCGATTCGCGGTCGAGGGCGCCGGCGGGGTGAAGGCGGCCGAGGACTGGCTGCTGCGCGGGCTCATCAAGGACACCGAGGGGTTCATGTCGCGTCACGTGGAGCGGCGCATCTCGCTGGCCGTGACCCGCCGGCTCGTGAGCACGTCGATCACTCCGAACGTGATGACGCTGGTGAGCCTCGCGGTGGGGCTCAGCAGCGCGCCGTTCTTTCTCTCGGTGGATCCGCTGACCCAGGTGATCGGCAGCCTGCTCTTCCTGACCCACTCCATCCTCGACGGCTGCGACGGCGAGCTGGCCCGCCTGAAGTTCCTCGAGTCCCCGGCCGGGGCCCGCCTCGACTTCTGGGGCGACAACCTGGTTCACGTCGCGGTCTTCACCTGCATGGGAGTCGGCTGGAGCATGGCCATCGACGCCCTCTGGCCGCTCGCGCTCGGCATGCTCGCCGTCACCGGGACCGGCCTGTCCGCGGTCCTGGTCTCCCAGCAGAACGGGGCGCGGTCCGCGTCGGGGGCCCGCCTCGCCGAGGCGCTCGCCAACCGCGATTTCATCTATCTGGTCATCGTCCTGGCCTGCTTCGGCCGTGCCCAGTGGTTCCTGGTGTGCGTCGCGCTCGGGACGCCGATCTTCATGATGCTGGTCCGCTGGGGCGCCGGCCGGCGACGGGCCAAGTGA
- a CDS encoding aspartate aminotransferase family protein, giving the protein MTAPREPGPRSREIVTREARHIAPGYQSFALYSGLAMARGRGSKLYDEDGHEYIDFIAGIAVGSVGHCHPHYVEALKRQVETLTFGSFTTETRARFLELVASVTPEGLGRIQLFSGGAEAVEAALRLAKAATGKQEVVSFWGGFHGKTGGVLGLLGSEFKHHQGPFLPGQYSTPYADCYRCPLKLRYPDCGIACAEYVRDVIRYQTAGEIAAIIVEPIQGTAGNIIPPDGFLRAVQSVARDHGALFFADEMITGFGRTGAMWGTEHEGIVPDMMTVGKGVGGGFPLSAVISTDTLTQAKPWSNPSFSSSSYGGNPLASAAGLAALQIILNEDLVKNADRVGAVMLAELQRLKEKYRTVGEVRGRGLLLGIELVEDRQSRKPLDRAITRDLYQECLRRGLLSMTYAPTVRINPPLVITEELAREGLAILDEALGAVLRRHGRD; this is encoded by the coding sequence ATGACCGCGCCCCGCGAGCCGGGACCCCGGTCGCGCGAGATCGTGACGCGCGAGGCGCGGCACATCGCGCCCGGCTACCAGTCGTTCGCGCTCTATTCCGGCCTCGCGATGGCCCGCGGCCGCGGATCCAAGCTCTACGACGAGGACGGGCACGAGTACATCGACTTCATCGCGGGCATCGCGGTCGGCAGCGTGGGACACTGCCACCCGCACTACGTCGAGGCGCTCAAGCGCCAGGTGGAGACGCTCACCTTCGGCAGCTTCACCACCGAGACCCGCGCGCGCTTCCTCGAGCTGGTCGCCTCGGTGACTCCGGAGGGCCTCGGCCGGATCCAGCTCTTCTCGGGCGGAGCGGAGGCAGTGGAAGCGGCCCTGCGCCTGGCCAAGGCCGCCACCGGCAAGCAGGAGGTCGTCTCGTTCTGGGGCGGCTTCCACGGCAAGACCGGTGGGGTGCTCGGCCTGCTCGGCAGCGAGTTCAAGCATCACCAGGGCCCGTTCCTGCCCGGCCAGTACTCGACGCCCTACGCCGACTGCTACCGCTGCCCGCTCAAGCTGCGCTATCCGGATTGCGGCATCGCGTGCGCCGAGTACGTGCGCGACGTCATCCGCTACCAGACCGCGGGAGAGATCGCCGCGATCATCGTCGAGCCGATCCAGGGCACCGCCGGCAACATCATCCCCCCCGACGGCTTCCTGCGGGCCGTCCAGTCGGTGGCCCGGGATCACGGGGCGCTCTTCTTCGCGGACGAGATGATCACCGGCTTCGGGCGCACCGGGGCCATGTGGGGCACCGAGCACGAGGGGATCGTCCCCGACATGATGACGGTGGGCAAGGGCGTGGGCGGCGGCTTTCCGCTGTCCGCGGTGATCTCCACCGACACGCTCACTCAGGCCAAGCCCTGGTCCAACCCGAGCTTCAGCTCGTCCAGCTACGGCGGCAATCCGCTCGCCTCCGCGGCCGGGCTCGCCGCGCTCCAGATCATTCTCAACGAGGATCTGGTCAAGAACGCGGACCGGGTCGGTGCGGTCATGCTCGCCGAGCTGCAGCGGCTCAAGGAGAAGTACCGCACGGTCGGCGAGGTGCGCGGGCGCGGCCTGCTGCTCGGCATCGAGCTGGTCGAGGATCGCCAGAGCCGCAAGCCGCTCGATCGGGCGATCACCCGCGACCTGTACCAGGAATGCCTGCGGCGCGGCTTGCTCTCGATGACCTACGCGCCGACCGTCCGGATCAATCCGCCGCTGGTCATCACCGAGGAGCTCGCGCGGGAAGGACTGGCCATCCTGGACGAGGCTCTCGGAGCGGTGCTGCGGCGCCATGGGCGGGACTAG
- a CDS encoding CopD family protein, which yields MAGFLDVILRGLILAAQAVAVGGVCFLLLVLRPFGSRPVPDLVTRARSLGLIALGALVLAIGQTLALASELYVLLHDAVWPLMAAVQTLYVQVSLVRILAGVALAACALQLRREPEERRGLWAAIGLLAATIVAAAPWTSHAAARLESRGPLLLLDGAHQVAAMAWVGGLVHLIAAAIARGPRPWPVALLQRFSNLALTSVVVLVAAGVGLSIYYVDDVSALVGTAYGLMVMTKVVMLAGLLVLGALNSRAIRRMDGRVEADQVTMRRFVEVEVGLGLTVLFAAASLTSLPPAVDLTHDRATLAEVAGRFTPRMPTLRSPSIDEMPIDDPDAPRTDADRAWSEFNHHVSGLLVLVMGLLAILHASGHARWARHWPLVFLALAAFMMVRSDPGSWPLGPEGFWEGWLVATVMQHRIFTVLVVAFGIFEWMVRTGRMRSRRAALIFPLLCALGGGLLLTHSHAAQNLKDEFLLEVTHTPLGVLAMMIGWTRWLELRLPEGRQRLPRGIWAIGLALIGVLLIFYRES from the coding sequence GTGGCCGGCTTCCTCGACGTCATCCTCCGTGGGCTGATCCTGGCGGCGCAGGCCGTCGCCGTCGGCGGCGTCTGCTTCCTGCTGCTGGTCCTGCGGCCCTTCGGCTCCCGGCCGGTGCCGGACCTCGTCACGCGCGCTCGGTCGCTCGGGCTCATCGCGCTGGGCGCGCTGGTCCTCGCGATCGGCCAGACGCTGGCGCTGGCGAGCGAGCTGTACGTGCTGCTCCACGATGCGGTCTGGCCCCTGATGGCCGCGGTCCAGACGCTCTACGTGCAGGTGAGCCTCGTGCGCATCCTGGCCGGCGTGGCCCTGGCCGCCTGCGCGCTCCAGCTCCGTCGCGAGCCCGAGGAGCGCCGCGGCCTCTGGGCCGCGATCGGGCTGCTCGCGGCCACGATCGTGGCGGCCGCGCCGTGGACCAGCCACGCGGCGGCCCGGCTCGAGTCGCGCGGGCCCCTGCTGCTGCTCGACGGGGCCCACCAGGTCGCGGCGATGGCGTGGGTGGGCGGGCTCGTGCACCTGATCGCGGCGGCGATCGCGCGCGGGCCGCGGCCCTGGCCGGTGGCCCTGCTGCAGCGGTTCTCCAATCTGGCGCTCACCTCGGTGGTGGTCCTGGTGGCCGCGGGCGTCGGGCTCTCGATCTACTACGTCGACGACGTCTCGGCCCTCGTCGGCACCGCCTACGGCCTGATGGTGATGACCAAGGTGGTGATGCTGGCCGGGCTGCTCGTGCTGGGCGCGCTGAACTCGCGCGCGATCCGCCGCATGGACGGCCGTGTCGAGGCCGACCAGGTCACGATGCGCCGCTTCGTCGAGGTCGAGGTGGGCCTCGGCCTCACCGTGCTCTTCGCGGCCGCCTCGCTCACCTCGCTGCCGCCCGCGGTCGATCTCACCCACGATCGCGCGACCCTGGCCGAGGTCGCCGGGCGATTCACGCCCCGGATGCCGACGCTGCGCTCCCCGTCGATCGACGAGATGCCCATCGACGACCCCGACGCCCCGCGCACCGACGCCGACCGCGCCTGGTCCGAGTTCAACCACCACGTCTCCGGGCTCCTCGTGCTCGTCATGGGCCTGCTGGCGATCCTGCACGCCTCCGGTCACGCCCGCTGGGCACGGCACTGGCCGCTGGTGTTCCTCGCGTTGGCCGCCTTCATGATGGTGCGGAGCGACCCCGGCTCGTGGCCGCTCGGGCCGGAGGGCTTCTGGGAAGGCTGGCTGGTCGCGACGGTGATGCAGCATCGGATCTTCACGGTCCTGGTGGTGGCCTTCGGGATCTTCGAATGGATGGTCCGCACCGGGCGGATGCGCTCGCGCCGGGCCGCGCTGATCTTCCCCCTGCTGTGCGCCCTCGGCGGCGGCCTGCTGCTGACGCACTCGCACGCCGCGCAGAACCTCAAGGACGAGTTCCTGCTGGAAGTGACGCACACGCCGCTCGGCGTGCTCGCGATGATGATCGGCTGGACCCGCTGGCTCGAGCTACGCCTGCCCGAGGGACGCCAGCGCCTGCCCCGCGGTATCTGGGCCATCGGGCTGGCCCTCATCGGCGTCCTCCTGATCTTCTACCGCGAGAGCTAG
- a CDS encoding class I SAM-dependent rRNA methyltransferase — MATLILKRGAERRIRAGHPWVYRGEVADLKGAWSAGAAVDVADAGGRFLGRGFYSPRSTLVCRLITREDQRVDGALVHARLEAALRYRRAAGLESAAYRLCWSEADGLPGLVVDRYGPVSVVQCLTLGMARNAEWVGTALGRLFPGDEVLRLDDPTAARIEGFEPVRDTREAELTVEEGAGRFAVSLGAGHKTGLYLDQRDNRLLAATLARGRRVLDAFCYAGGFACHALLGGAASALLLDASAEALAAARRNLALNAVEDRATLREGNAFDALRDLESRHERFGLVVLDPPPFTRHKSAVEAATRGYKEINLRALRLLEPGGLLLTFSCSHHITPALFEDICRQAAGDAGLRPRVLSTLTQSRDHPILLTVPETRYLTGLLLQSTQ, encoded by the coding sequence GCGGTCGACGTCGCCGACGCGGGCGGGCGCTTCCTCGGGCGCGGCTTCTACAGCCCGCGCTCCACCCTGGTCTGCCGCCTGATCACGCGCGAGGACCAGCGGGTCGATGGCGCCCTCGTCCACGCGCGTCTCGAGGCGGCGCTGCGATACCGGCGGGCCGCCGGCCTCGAGTCGGCCGCCTACCGGCTCTGCTGGAGCGAGGCCGACGGCCTGCCCGGGCTCGTGGTCGACCGCTACGGGCCGGTGAGCGTCGTCCAGTGCCTCACCCTCGGCATGGCGCGCAACGCCGAGTGGGTCGGCACGGCGCTCGGCCGGCTCTTCCCGGGCGACGAGGTGCTCCGGCTGGACGATCCGACGGCGGCCCGCATCGAAGGGTTCGAGCCGGTGCGCGACACCCGCGAGGCCGAATTGACGGTGGAGGAGGGGGCGGGCCGGTTCGCGGTCTCCCTCGGCGCCGGCCACAAGACCGGGCTCTACCTCGACCAGCGCGACAACCGGCTGCTCGCAGCCACGCTGGCCCGCGGCCGCCGGGTGCTCGACGCCTTTTGCTACGCGGGCGGCTTCGCCTGCCACGCGCTGCTGGGCGGCGCGGCCTCCGCGCTCCTGCTCGACGCCTCGGCCGAGGCGCTGGCCGCGGCTCGCCGCAACCTGGCCCTCAACGCGGTCGAGGACCGCGCCACGCTCCGTGAGGGCAACGCCTTCGACGCCCTCCGCGATCTCGAATCACGCCACGAGCGCTTCGGCCTGGTCGTCCTCGATCCGCCGCCCTTCACGCGCCACAAGTCCGCGGTGGAGGCGGCGACGCGCGGCTACAAGGAGATCAACCTCCGCGCCCTGCGCCTGCTGGAGCCGGGCGGCCTGCTGCTGACCTTCTCCTGCTCCCACCACATCACGCCCGCCCTGTTCGAGGACATCTGCCGCCAGGCCGCCGGCGACGCCGGCCTCCGCCCCCGCGTGCTCTCCACCCTCACCCAGAGCCGCGATCACCCCATCCTGTTGACCGTGCCCGAGACCCGCTACCTCACCGGCCTCCTCCTCCAATCCACGCAGTAA